A portion of the Limosilactobacillus reuteri genome contains these proteins:
- a CDS encoding ABC-F family ATP-binding cassette domain-containing protein, translated as MLLLQTNDVVRRFGADVLFHNMNMQIQEHGRTALVGRNGAGKTTLLKMIAGITEPDEGTITKVKDLTIGYLAQDQGLDSQNSIWTELDTVFAPLHKIETQIHDLEQQLADLDSSDSNYQQILSTYDNLQTAFKKQGGFEYESRMRGILHGFGFDEDSYGTPINSLSGGQKTKLALAKILLQAPGLLILDEPTNHLDMNVLSWLEDYLKSYQGALLIVSHDRYFLDRVVNDVYDLDNKTLTHYTGNYTQFVKHKQERLQAEWKHYDQQQKKIAKLEDFVNRNIVRASTTKRAQARRKQLEKMERLERPETDDKSIHFQFHSEKDSGNEVLDVEQAKVGYDEQILAGPLSFNVRKPQRVGIIGPNGIGKSTLLKSILHKIPLTSGTIKLGANLDIGYYDQEQQQLHPNKTVLEEVWDDHPEVPEKDIRSLLGSFLFVGDDVYKVVHDLSGGEKARLELTKLSFKPINFLILDEPTNHLDIDSREVLENAINEFSGTVLFISHDRYFINQVATDILAMEHDGIKHYEGNYDDYLIAKEKESSPKATSSNASTIAKAPAGKQSYQQSKEQQRARRKIQRQVDELEQQMAELEEKQTAIQEQMSQPEIATDIGKLTDLQKELDELSAESEKVELAWTEAAEKLEEFDQEN; from the coding sequence ATGTTACTTTTACAGACAAATGACGTTGTGCGTCGATTTGGCGCGGACGTTTTATTTCACAATATGAACATGCAAATCCAAGAGCATGGCCGTACTGCACTTGTTGGGCGTAATGGTGCTGGTAAAACGACCTTGTTAAAAATGATCGCTGGCATCACCGAACCAGATGAAGGAACAATTACGAAGGTTAAAGATTTGACAATTGGTTACTTGGCCCAGGATCAAGGACTCGATAGTCAAAATAGCATTTGGACTGAACTAGATACTGTTTTTGCTCCTCTCCACAAAATTGAAACGCAAATTCATGATCTTGAACAGCAACTAGCTGACCTTGATAGTTCCGATAGCAATTATCAACAAATTCTTTCAACATACGATAATTTACAAACTGCCTTTAAGAAACAGGGTGGTTTTGAATATGAATCACGTATGCGGGGAATTTTACATGGGTTTGGCTTTGACGAAGATAGTTATGGTACGCCAATTAATTCCCTTTCAGGAGGGCAAAAAACTAAACTCGCCTTAGCAAAGATTCTTCTGCAAGCACCTGGACTTTTAATTCTAGATGAACCGACTAACCACCTCGACATGAACGTTCTTTCGTGGCTAGAAGATTATCTCAAAAGTTATCAAGGCGCATTGCTTATCGTCTCTCACGACCGTTACTTCTTAGATCGTGTCGTCAATGATGTTTATGATCTCGATAATAAAACGCTCACCCACTATACTGGTAACTACACGCAATTTGTCAAACACAAGCAAGAACGATTACAAGCAGAGTGGAAACACTATGACCAACAACAAAAAAAGATTGCCAAGTTAGAAGACTTTGTTAATCGAAATATTGTTCGCGCCTCAACAACTAAACGTGCTCAGGCGCGGCGAAAGCAATTAGAAAAAATGGAGCGGCTTGAGCGTCCAGAAACTGATGATAAATCAATCCATTTTCAATTCCATTCTGAAAAAGATAGTGGAAATGAAGTTCTTGATGTGGAGCAGGCAAAAGTTGGTTACGATGAACAGATCCTTGCTGGACCGCTTTCATTTAATGTCCGTAAGCCACAGCGTGTTGGGATTATCGGCCCAAATGGAATCGGAAAATCAACTTTACTTAAATCTATTCTCCATAAAATTCCGTTAACTAGCGGGACGATTAAACTCGGCGCTAACCTCGATATTGGTTACTATGACCAGGAACAACAGCAATTGCACCCAAATAAAACCGTTTTAGAAGAAGTATGGGATGACCATCCAGAAGTACCTGAAAAAGATATTCGCTCATTATTAGGGAGTTTCTTATTCGTTGGTGATGACGTTTACAAAGTCGTTCATGACCTATCTGGTGGTGAAAAGGCACGATTAGAGTTAACTAAACTATCATTTAAACCGATTAATTTTCTTATCCTTGATGAACCGACTAACCACTTAGATATCGATAGTCGAGAAGTGCTTGAAAACGCAATTAACGAATTTAGCGGAACTGTTCTCTTTATTTCTCACGACCGTTACTTTATTAATCAGGTTGCAACCGATATCCTAGCAATGGAACATGATGGAATTAAACATTATGAAGGCAATTATGATGACTACCTAATTGCCAAGGAAAAAGAAAGTTCACCCAAAGCTACTTCATCTAATGCCAGCACTATTGCTAAAGCACCGGCTGGTAAACAATCTTATCAGCAAAGCAAAGAACAGCAGCGTGCCCGCCGAAAAATTCAGCGGCAAGTCGATGAACTAGAACAACAGATGGCGGAATTAGAAGAAAAGCAAACCGCAATTCAAGAACAAATGAGCCAACCAGAAATCGCTACGGATATTGGAAAGTTAACCGATCTCCAAAAAGAACTTGATGAATTATCAGCTGAATCCGAAAAGGTCGAACTTGCATGGACAGAAGCAGCAGAAAAACTGGAAGAATTTGATCAAGAAAACTAA